A region of Anolis carolinensis isolate JA03-04 unplaced genomic scaffold, rAnoCar3.1.pri scaffold_7, whole genome shotgun sequence DNA encodes the following proteins:
- the LOC100565215 gene encoding 4-galactosyl-N-acetylglucosaminide 3-alpha-L-fucosyltransferase FUT6 isoform X2, translating into MGSSGQAPGLTCWKVLTFLILQLSFSAIFFAYVRIHGKANQEVPEFDMVSQTRCPPVSQTPCPPAGQPQRSTVGERSSNLITILLWTWPFGRPFLIQKCSQLLGLPDCDFTTNRSRYQEADAVIVHHRDVCWSAGKLPQLPRPPSQLWIWFNLESPSASPNLHFMDHHFNLTMSYRRDSDIFTPYGWMEVLPRPGNVTVPPKSKLVAWVLSNWKAGSRRVQYYNELKKHLQVDVYGRGHLPLRREDHLSTLSQYKFYLAFENTVHEDYITEKVWRNSFVTWAVPVVLGPPRKSYERHMPPESFIHVDDFPSAQDLATFLQELDRNATRYQSYFRWRERLKPVGETCWAMHFCKACWALQKKPVQYQTIPELSKWFK; encoded by the coding sequence GATACATGGCAAGGCAAACCAAGAGGTCCCTGAGTTCGACATGGTCAGCCAGACCCGATGTCCTCCGGTCAGCCAGACCCCATGTCCTCCGGCCGGCCAGCCCCAACGTTCTACGGTCGGCGAGCGGTCCTCCAACTTGATCACCATCTTGCTGTGGACATGGCCTTTCGGCAGGCCTTTTTTGATACAGAAGTGCTCCCAGCTGCTGGGCCTCCCCGACTGCGACTTCACGACAAACCGCAGTCGGTACCAGGAGGCGGACGCGGTAATCGTCCACCACCGGGATGTCTGCTGGAGCGCCGGAAAGCTCCCTCAATTGCCGAGACCACCGTCCCAGCTCTGGATCTGGTTCAACCTGGAGTCGCCCTCCGCCTCCCCGAACCTCCACTTCATGGACCACCACTTCAACCTCACCATGAGTTACCGCCGAGACTCGGACATCTTCACTCCGTACGGCTGGATGGAGGTCCTCCCTCGTCCGGGAAACGTCACCGTCCCACCCAAGTCCAAGTTGGTCGCTTGGGTGCTGAGCAATTGGAAGGCAGGCTCCCGCCGGGTGCAGTACTACAACGAGCTCAAGAAGCACCTGCAGGTGGACGTCTACGGGCGGGGCCACCTCCCTCTCCGGCGGGAGGATCACCTCTCGACCTTGTCCCAGTACAAGTTCTACTTGGCCTTTGAGAACACCGTCCACGAGGACTACATCACCGAGAAGGTCTGGCGGAACTCCTTCGTCACCTGGGCGGTGCCCGTGGTCCTCGGGCCTCCGAGGAAGAGCTACGAGCGCCACATGCCTCCGGAGTCTTTCATCCACGTCGACGACTTCCCCTCCGCCCAAGACTTGGCCACGTTCTTACAAGAGTTGGACCGGAACGCGACCCGGTACCAGAGTTACTTCCGTTGGCGCGAGAGGCTGAAGCCTGTCGGCGAGACCTGTTGGGCCATGCACTTCTGCAAAGCCTGCTGGGCCTTACAGAAGAAGCCGGTCCAATACCAGACCATTCCGGAACTGAGCAAGTGGTTCAAGTAA